TAGTTGTTATAAGTAGTCACGTCAACAATCTCTGTAAAGGAGCTTGTCGTTGTGGTAgatctgtctttgtgtcacACTTTTATTCCACGCTTTTTTGAGGGGAAAATGTTACAGCACAAGCAGGGGACAGGGTAACAGCTCCCGACATTTCAGTCATGTATTCTCTGGTTTCATTCTCATGGTCAGTACTTCCTCAATTTAAACCATAATGTCAAACTAAAGAGGAACAACCCTAAATCCAAACTTCACTTTTGGTTTCGGCTCCTGTGTGCAGTAACTGATAAAAAATTCCTACATGAATATATCGTGCTTCACAACATTTTGTTGTGATTAAAAGTGAGAGAATGAGTAAGTGAAATGTTCCTGCAGAAGGAACTTTAGGAAAGCCGGGTTTGTCTAATTATGGATGAAGACTTAAGTTAAATAACAGTAGGCTAATTGTATTTAGGTCTTAGGTCACATCAGAGCAGCAAGTGAACTGATGAGTGAGGAAGTTGAAACATACAAGGGAACAACATTATGTGTGATACCaagtaatgtttattttaacagcatgACTTTGTTCACAAATATTTTCGAGGCAGTTTTCAGGTGCTTCTACAAGATgttaatgcaaaaacacatttttcatgtggGAAATAGTGAAAATTTAAAAACCACAGATACCTGCTGGAACTACTTTTTCCAAACTCTAATAAATAGCATTTGAAAAATTACAGATATACTGTTATTTCTTGTCATCTACTCTCTTATTGTGCATTGATGCAGGAAATGTATGTGAATACCACTGGCACATGCATGACACTCGATCATCAGGAACTAGCTGATCTTATGAATTTGATAATTAGATGATATGAATGTAGACCGTATAAGTTCCAGCTTATTTCTCACTTTCAGTTCCCATTTGTCTGGTGAAGTCAGTGCTCAGCGACATTGCGTGTTTGTCAGTGAAGCAACAAGAAAAATACCAGCTTCAAGAACCGAGCTTCTCATGCTGCCTTGTTTATATAATGGACAGCTATGTTATATCACCTGTaagtgctttaaatgttttgtgtttgacttttgcagaagcttttttttttttttgctgtggtcTTAGTCTGTGACAGCCAGGTGATTTTTATTACGTTTATGTAGCTGTTTGTATTACTTGAAGAAGAGATCTGTGTAACTTTAAAAGTGATTCTAATcgttcagtttatttatttttatcaggattttttatttatttattaacatgaaGAGTAAAAACTTACTTTCAGAGTTTCATGTGTTTAATAAGggcatttttttgtatttgtttagtttttttgatTTTGGGAAAGTAACCCCCTAAAATACTCTAAAACCTACCAATTGCCTTGAGggtctgttttattatttattctatttcttCTAATTAATGGTTATATTTTATGTACTTTTTAATCTCTCAGTGATAACATCTATTTTTCCCTCTCCAAAGTCCTCAGAGGAAATTATTCCAAATGAGCCAGAGAATTACCGACCACCTGCGGAGCTGTACCCCTACCTCACTAATGTAGGGGAGATTTACGAAGGTAAAACATTTGGATTCAGTTGTTTATGAGCCAAGATGATGAATTAGGATGAGTGCTTAAACGTCTGTCCTGCCTCAGACCACAGATGGGCCTTTCACTCTGAGCGTATCCAGGCATCAGACTTTGAGAATTCACCGGTGAATCATCTCACAGAGCTTcagtctgtgtctcctcaacaaCTGATACAACCGTTCCGCTACAGCACCGAGTCTCTGCCCCTTCACCTGGACCCTCCTCTCGCACCTCTTTCTGTGTCACCACAGGTAAGTTCACATACAGACATTAACAATGATGTCAAAGACACAATCTCTGATTATGGGGTTTGAAAAATCATATACATCCAAGTAAACAAGGGAATGTTCAGTAGAATAATGCACACTCCCATTcaaaagcattttaaagcaCCCAAAAGcttttgggttgttttttttttttaattggctGTGACGCAAGCAGGTGTGATTTCTGCACTGAAAAAAACCCTTGTCAAATATTACTGTGGGAGTCACACAAGTCAGATTACTCATATATGTCCTGAGTGATGGGAGATTTACCCACTgcagattaaaaacagaattagGAAAAGAAGCCAAAgcataaaaagacattttgttcattttcagattACTTCTAAGAAAGCTTTGTTATTTTGCTATATTATTTTGATGTATGCTTCTTCCCATTtaagtgaaaataattaaactgttaTTTGGGGTTGATACTGATAAGTATCTTTCTTACTAATTGAgtctgctgattattttctgaCTGATTCTGTTCATAACTATCAGAAAATTATCCATAACTGACACATaaagattttcagttttttaacaTATAAGACAAATTAAATCACCAAATGTTGACAATAAATATGCTGAAAGTGCAAAGCTTGGTGCTTTTttcacaaaaaagacaaatgataaatgaattaaaacagttGCCACTTAATATCATTGTATTTATTGTCTTATAAAGCAATCAACCAATCATTTTTGCTCTAATTTTAATATACATAAGTGTTTAATACACATGCTCCAGAACTGAATATTGTATAAAGTGTTTCAATTGAATACATGCTTTTACCATAGTACCAGGACATTATAATAATAGGAATTACTTAGACAAAAACATCATGCACTTAGAGCATTTGTGATCTAAATAAAATGCCATTTCATCGCAACAAATTCAGCAGACGATGAGGACAGTCGGGGGTATTTTCACTGAAATGTCACATATACCACGTGTTCTCTCTGGGCACTGAACTCTATTTTGACAGAGCTACTTCCTCTTTTAGTACAATGAGAGTTTATAAACTAAAATGTCAGATGATGAATAATCgcaaaacatttcttaaaaatgcagctctgtcttttctttgtatAGTTCTAACCTGTGACTAATATTTCCTAAAGATCCCATTTTACACCTCCTCCTTGTGCTACCCGTATCCATCCTCTGCCTCGCCTGGCCATTACTACTCAGAGGAGGAACAAAGAGGAGTGAGTCCCCCACTTGAGGTGTCAGAAGGGGAGGATGAATTTGAAGACCACAGAGACCACTCCTTCAGAAAAGACACTAGTGAGTATTTCCAATGCACATTTTCTATTGGCATTACATCCCAATGTAGAGAAAATCATATTGCAAACTGAACTGGTAAGTATGAGGCAAAACAGCTTAAATAGTCTCATATTTCCAACCCAGATAACAAGAAGAAAATCCGCCTGTACCAGTTCCTCCTGGACTTGCTAAGAAACGGTGACATGAGTGACAGTATCTGGTGGCTGGACCAGGATAAGGGCATCTTCCAGTTctccacaaaacacaaagaagctCTGGCCAGCCACTGGGGTATTCAGAAGGGCAACCGCAAAAAAATGACCTACCAAAAAATGGCTCGAGCTCTGAGGAACTATGGCAAAActggagaaattaaaaaagtaaagaagaagcTAACCTACCAGTTCAGTGAGGAAGTTCTGAGGAACCTCTATTTACGTCAGTATGCTCGCTGATGAGAGTAAAAAAGGTTGTTTCTTGCTATGCTGAAGTCACTAAAATAGCCAAGATTGTGTGTTGCCTGTAGATTTGCAACTTTTCGCCACAGTTTGAAGTTTGTGGCTTAAAGGACGATTAAAGATCAGGAATggctaaatgaaaacacattcaaatgtaGTTACATgacctttttgtctttattatgtaaataaatgttgtggtgcattctttctgtatttctgaatCTGCCTTTAGAAGAGCATAAAACTGATCCACAGTGTATGTGGGCACATGGTGTGGTAATTCAcagggagagaaacaaagaagcaTCTTCCAGTACAGAGAGATGGGCTTTAAAAAACGGAGTGAGTTGAATGTAAAACATGTCATTACAGTCATAACTAATAGTTTAACTATAGGTAAAATTCCCAAAAGGATAcgttttagtttaatttaattttagaagaaacattaacagtgaaagggttttttatttgtgtttgcaaatTGGTCATGATAAGGAGCACAGTCCTTGTTCTGAGCAAAAATGTATTGATCAGATCAATCAGATTAATTGGAAATCTTCCTAAATTAAAGTCAATTTAGTATAAAcgtaaaaaaaaagatggctGCATCTGTAAAAGAGTTATCAGATAGGCCTTTTAATGCAATCCAAGATTACTTTGattttttattcttactttaAGATAGGTATGGAGCTGCTTAAGGGTCACGGCGGTGAAAACTTTCCAGAGCTACTTTTGTGTTATCTCTGGTCCATAAAGACTCATTCTGATAGTGAAGCCTGTATCATGCAGTAGATCCCCGCTGGCTGTggccacagagagtgggttcaccctcagctgtggCTGCCGAGGAGCAAGTATTGCTgtaactcagagagatggagacagttagtTAATAGGAGATATAAACAGCAGAATTACAGCTGGGATGTAACTGGTGATTGTGACTGTAGTCGTAGCAGTGCTCCAGTTTTTGTGCTTCTGATTGTCCACATAAGCTCATTATGGATAAAAACTATATGAATCACTTAGCAGAGCTATAGGCAGAAAGGTGGTGTACAGTAGCCTGTATAGTGCACCACCTTTCATCTAGGGACAGgtgggatcagctccagctgtgt
This DNA window, taken from Anabas testudineus chromosome 6, fAnaTes1.2, whole genome shotgun sequence, encodes the following:
- the spi1a gene encoding transcription factor PU.1a, which translates into the protein MDSYVISPSSEEIIPNEPENYRPPAELYPYLTNVGEIYEDHRWAFHSERIQASDFENSPVNHLTELQSVSPQQLIQPFRYSTESLPLHLDPPLAPLSVSPQIPFYTSSLCYPYPSSASPGHYYSEEEQRGVSPPLEVSEGEDEFEDHRDHSFRKDTNNKKKIRLYQFLLDLLRNGDMSDSIWWLDQDKGIFQFSTKHKEALASHWGIQKGNRKKMTYQKMARALRNYGKTGEIKKVKKKLTYQFSEEVLRNLYLRQYAR